The following are encoded in a window of Plasmodium vivax chromosome 10, whole genome shotgun sequence genomic DNA:
- a CDS encoding hypothetical protein, conserved (encoded by transcript PVX_080580A) — MINLQVHQLRSPSEADHCACGNLLREKSLEFVLVKNKNLSIYSYQRKRKKILLLYETKLNAPVVKLIILKDVFLRKNKERISGVLLVYKGIHFILYRFTSRLNTLVVVLKHSFLKKANFQPLFYSLPIAVNYVHRYDKGGGSAAGRTIRIGGRKPVTGLTRRRRFRLAAKRLKGGVPALHRGIHPALHPALHSALHPALRPALHPALHQEGEPPEQEVPTKKRRGKGRRRRATPVGESREPPQSELNLQSGADDDVYVDLYGERGGSANLDESFWLDGLSPEGITTGSANRQPPRNAEDGQSKTKKRISNFCEFAVAFTNDFKTIYILFYSSRRRSQKGLDPTCAGELRTTRFGKGLHLFNVVRVSLQDLYRHFIFIKKIFFHGGNIHVLLQNEPINVGHAALEEPSLKLLILRQEDNQFDANKLTKGVPNDTIDLLRVKELLICLGQDYLYVVNLKKNQKESSSNLWHRRGKLFILSRRCIIEGTLSSDRNNLVKLLKWRKVHTFKYDLAKSSVCCFGGRVHFLCCYNGLCGRADVDLLVRRVKPNDNFLMDLLTYLNRNPSVNEHTKGLNHSKYNFLFQKHKKKVSILEGNFSFINAQGGVEYVPPLFILRRRKKRREKGGAPLRIGSTTNRKAITRVAKIPAKGMITDLIKSKEEPSLVHNSSYFALIGCKQHSSVEKIFFKVPFSILLSISFAGASLKGVCASEGGRRGRLSQYVMINLEGGKPQQGAEGGTKNGSNDGRSYGDGGGSGPLRRSLLLCVDGVNTWRQRKGAPPKGTPLSEKGEGLVVDPTSSTSPQSKEGNPLLKGTLLSNRRGKVIYTLRGDGAPGEPSDQVGLSSPVELSAPVELSSQVEFPPTGTAKVDAFLAFFKLFPFVHFSSGDVERYLEGKFKGDRESEGEPDSKSDSKSEGKPESISNGGTAAEMELKQKCAHFFLVERKKSTHLRMDGTCVALLRFKRLLLQVCRNQINVCLYANTCILLRHICVEDAVVECKLVSRFLILRHESGSCSVYSFHEDAVADLLLRVEGVTSLLNMCVLRCLDVGNREEEINLLRFAALVRGRAPSQWSYTIGAAEEDTERETVTEAETEDLLSLFQTKTPDSFCEVINRMGGQCLGEIISLHTQLSNVHCISTVRRGTQSLLAFLYDANCSLCIFHLERRRTLFRSNALLAVPKYVYNAGGEKREKGAKREERAKHTKRMNIAAAEGEAPPGELTLEAHKLEEVINVLLFPLGPNYILTVFLTGRPILIYKSIRQVRSISRLKFQVVPHRYTQPLLSNVHYVKSPSGEDVRVVTVSRDRAEPNNGFVLYVDGGKIDGRKRGGRTKEEKATLQMKKKKKKPSKCIVGYPHVDLSRVDLSHVSGSEAEQLYQKVRAYDAAFPPLLLSNCRGKLFIHRFDGGGEVAAEGSGPPEGSGPPKESGPPEESGPPEERQPKSIVQIDRNAFLRVDAAGLHIVSLGEGGNVCAGGPHQVGRNERDGRSDPHQHHQSEWRLNRDVARTLGEASPPLEVTCLHSSVDAVQVHKELLLLRSPPPNELCFNDDFVSKLLLSYPYVSKIAVSQFEYVLRRGKGGEKRGEKRGKKKGEKKGEKEGQTGDKQTGLVEGENEDKQTGEVDWPPAHGATRGKVICAVVRVKYDEYHCLKKLQKRRLNLQKDELRSNVAYAGEEVQCVPNVHLQDSINNQYTHKLNRFLRGDDEEVARRNDEGDATIRNGEEVARRNDEEVARRNSKPISSAKTHAKFSKLLLLHEGSQKRAYGYYTFEHSEEVHCVSFGCLQGREYIYVGTSLNIGERVETQGNIYVFDLGGVFARAGGGEKGGNVGVGVGGSVNGGVDVNGLAEPPRSGTRRTGKLPLYMKKTYNSSVTQIHPFYVHSEGFPCGGLGSALQSLIRSAGGEVKYCGKYCGKYSGRSQPGELPPGEEEQPPYAHERSTPSGRANQKSSPVDQNVHCNILHCINSKLFIHEVRENDFTKGAFLDSNLFISDIKVMKNFLIVADLYKGIFINMFNYEQQHDSRSIIPIAKPFFCANLNILCCHHIVLDHLICIIAMDLFNNFFIFSFRTPQAVETLYLFTLFNFNRRILKYVDAVHPHRRSNSAVSISNDGSVHLFHPLTGRSFDFFRGTYNVVRASLFPHLALNAHADLTPDVFTQAARLNLHRRTDSFSIKHVLFDDMLRQLPFYSAEVLHELFFKRANLLEHITMGELLIELSSLNER, encoded by the exons ATGATCAACCTGCAGGTGCACCAGCTGCGCAGCCCCAGCGAGGCGGACCACTGCGCGTGCGGCAACCTGCTGCGCGAAAAGAGCCTAGAGTTTGTTCtcgtgaaaaataaaaacctgAGCATATACAGCTACCaacggaaaagaaaaaaaatccttctGCTGTATGAGACAAAGCTAAACGCACCAGTGGTGAAGCTCATAATATTGAAGGACGTTTTTCTGCGCAAAAACAAGGAGCGCATTAGTGGTGTCCTGCTGGTATATAAGGGGATTCACTTTATCCTTTACAGATTTACAAGCCGATTGAATACCCTCGTCGTTGTGTTAAAACatagctttttaaaaaaggcaaatttcCAGCCGCTTTTTTACTCCTTGCCAATTGCTGTTAACTACGTGCACAGATATGAtaaggggggaggcagcgCCGCGGGCAGGACCATCCGCATCGGCGGGAGGAAGCCCGTCACGGGCCTCACCAGGAGAAGGAGATTCAGACTGGCCGCCAAGCGGTtaaaggggggggtgccAGCACTGCACCGAGGAATACACCCTGCACTTCACCCTGCACTTCACTCTGCACTTCACCCTGCACTTCGCCCTGCACTTCACCCCGCACTTCACCAagaaggggaaccccccgAGCAAGAAGTGCCCACGAAaaagcgaaggggaaaaggccGAAGGAGGAGGGCCACTCCGGTTGGAGAGTCTAGGGAGCCCCCCCAATCGGAGCTGAACTTACAAAGCGGTGCTGACGACGATGTTTATGTGGATCTTTACGgcgagagggggggaagtgccaaTCTGGACGAGTCCTTTTGGCTAGATGGGCTCTCTCCAGAGGGAATCACCACTGGGAGTGCCAATCGGCAGCCCCCCCGAAACGCGGAGGACGGGCAgagcaaaacgaagaagCGCATTTCCAACTTCTGCGAATTTGCTGTGGCCTTCACGAACGATTTCAAAACGATTTACATCCTCTTTTACTCgtcgaggaggagaagccaaAAGGGTCTGGACCCCACCTGTGCTGGCGAGCTCAGGACGACCCGATTCGGGAAGGGCCTCCACCTGTTTAACGTCGTCAGAGTCAGCCTGCAGGACCTCTACAGGCACTTCATTTTCATCAAGAAGATTTTTTTCCACGGCGGCAACATCCACGTGCTGCTGCAGAACGAGCCG ATCAACGTGGGGCACGCCGCGCTGGAAGAACCGAGCCTGAAGCTCCTAATTCTGCGGCAGGAGGACAACCAATTTGACGCGAACAAGCTGACGAAGGGGGTGCCGAACGACACGATAGACCTCCTGCGGGTGAAGGAGCTGCTGATTTGTCTCGGCCAGGACTACCTATACGTAgtgaatttgaagaaaaaccaaaag GAGAGTAGCAGCAACCTGTGgcacaggagggggaagctcTTTATCCTTTCCCGGAGGTGCATCATCGAAGGGACCCTGTCCAGTGACCGCAACAACTTGGTGAAGCTCCTCAAGTGGAGGAAGGTCCACACGTTCAAATACGATTTAGCCAAGTCCTCCGTTTGCTGCTTTGGAGGCAGGGTCCACTTCCTGTGCTGCTACAATGGGCTCTGCGGCAGGGCAGACGTGGACTTGCTCGTGAG GAGGGTAAAACCGAACGACAACTTCCTAATGGACCTCCTGACCTACCTAAACAGAAACCCATCAGTTAATGAGCACACCAAGGGACTCAACCACAGCAAATATAACTTCTTATTTCAAAAGCATAAGAAAAAGGTGAGCATTTTGGAgggcaatttttcctttataaaTGCCCAAGGGGGGGTCGAGTACGTGCCGCCTCTCTTCATCCtcaggagaaggaagaagcggagagaaaaaggaggagcccCCCTCCGAATAGGAAGTACAACCAACAGAAAGGCAATAACCCGAGTGGCCAAAATCCCAGCCAAGGGAATGATCACCGATTTGATTAAGTCCAAGGAGGAACCCAGCCTAGTCCACAACAGCAGCTACTTCGCCCTTATAGGGTGTAAACAACATAGCAGTGTagaaaaaatcttttttaaagttcCTTTCAGCATTTTGCTAAGCATATCCTTTGCAGGGGCGTCACTAAAGGGTGTGTGTGCCAGTGAAGGCGGAAGGAGGGGTCGACTCTCTCAATATGTTATGATTAACCTGGAAGGAGGGAAACCCCAGCAGGGTGCTGAAGGGGGAACCAAGAATGGTTCCAATGATGGGAGAAGCTACGGCGATGGAGGAGGCAGTGGACCCCTAAGGAGAAGCCTCCTCCTGTGCGTAGACGGAGTTAACACATGGAGACAAAGGAAAGgggcccccccaaaagggactCCTTTGAGtgagaagggggaaggatTAGTAGTCGATCCCACAAGCAGCACGTCCCCCCAATCGAAAGAAGGCAACCCGCTGCTGAAGGGAACTCTCCTCAGCAATCGTCGCGGCAAAGTTATCTACACCCTAAGGGGGGACGGAGCACCAGGGGAGCCATCCGACCAGGTGGGGTTATCCTCCCCGGTGGAGCTATCTGCCCCTGTGGAGCTATCCTCCCAGGTGGAGTTCCCCCCGACGGGTACCGCCAAGGTGGACGCCTTCCTCgcctttttcaaattattccCCTTTGTTCATTTCAGCAGCGGGGATGTGGAAAGGTACCTGGAGGGGAAGTTCAAGGGGGATAGAGAATCGGAGGGCGAACCGGATAGCAAATCGGATAGCAAATCGGAGGGCAAACCGGAGAGCATATCAAATGGAGGGACTGCCGCCGAAATGGAGTTAAAGCAAAAGTGCGCCCACTTCTTCCTGgtggagaggaaaaagagcACCCACCTAAGGATGGACGGAACTTGCGTAGCTTTGCTAAGGTTTAAGAGGTTACTCCTGCAGGTTTGCCGCAACCAAATCAACGTGTGTCTATACGCCAACACGTGCATATTGCTTCGGCACATTTGTGTGGAGGACGCGGTGGTGGAGTGCAAGCTGGTGAGTAGGTTTTTAATCCTTCGGCATGAAAGCGGTAGCTGCTCGGTGTACTCCTTCCACGAGGATGCAGTGGCAGATCTGTTGCTGCGGGTGGAGGGAGTGACGTCGCTGCTTAACATGTGCGTTTTGCGCTGTCTAGATGTGGGCAATCGGGAGGAGGAGATTAACCTCCTCCGGTTTGCAGCCTTGGTGAGGGGGAGAGCACCTTCCCAATGGAGTTACACCATAGGGGCGGCGGAGGAGGATACCGAGAGGGAGACTGTGACGGAGGCGGAGACGGAAGACCTGCTCTCCCTTTTTCAAACCAAAACGCCAGATTCCTTTTGCGAAGTTATTAACAGGATGGGAGGCCAGTGTTTAGGGGAAATCATCTCCTTGCACACCCAGCTGAGCAACGTCCACTGCATCTCCACCGTTCGGAGGGGGACCCAGAGCCTCCTCGCCTTCCTGTATGACGCGAACTGTAGCCTCTGCATTTTCCACCTGGAGAGGAGGCGCACCCTGTTTCGCAGCAACGCGCTGTTGGCGGTGCCCAAGTATGTGTAcaacgcggggggggagaagcgggagaaaGGAGCAAAGCGGGAGGAACGAGCGAAGCACACGAAGCGCATGAACATCGCTGCTGCTGAGGGAGAGGCGCCCCCAGGGGAACTGACCCTAGAGGCGCACAAACTCGAAGAGGTGATAAACGTGCTGCTCTTCCCACTGGGCCCCAACTACATCCTAACCGTTTTCCTAACGGGCAGACCCATCCTGATTTACAAAAGCATTCGCCAAGTGAGAAGCATCAGCAGATTGAAATTCCAGGTGGTCCCGCACAGGTACACGCAGCCGTTGCTCAGTAACGTGCACTATGTAAAATCCCCCAGTGGTGAAGACGTCCGAGTCGTCACCGTTTCGCGAGACAGGGCAGAGCCGAACAACGGTTTCGTCCTCTACGTCGATGGAGGGAAGATCGATGGAAggaagaggggggggagaacaaaagaggagaaggcaACACttcaaatgaaaaagaagaaaaaaaaaccatcgAAGTGCATAGTGGGTTATCCCCATGTGGACCTATCCAGGGTGGACCTAAGTCACGTGAGTGGTAGTGAGGCAGAGCAGCTTTACCAGAAGGTCCGGGCCTACGACGCGGCCTTCCCTCCGCTACTCCTCTCCAATTGTAGGGGGAAGCTGTTCATTCACCGCTTCGATGGGGGGGGCGAAGTGGCAGCGGAGGGGAGCGGCCCACCAGAGGGGAGCGGCCCACCAAAGGAGAGCGGCCCACCAGAGGAGAGCGGCCCACCAGAGGAGAGACAACCCAAGAGCATCGTCCAAATTGACCGCAATGCATTCCTCCGGGTTGATGCAGCGGGCCTTCACATCGTCAGCCTTGGGGAGGGAGGAAACGTGTGTGCGGGGGGGCCCCACCAGGTTGGCCGCAATGAAAGAGATGGCCGTAGTGACCCCCACCAGCATCACCAGAGCGAATGGCGGCTAAATCGCGACGTCGCGCGAACGCTAGGTgaggcctccccccccctggaggtgACTTGCCTCCACAGCAGCGTCGACGCGGTGCAAGTGCACAAGGAGCTGCTCCTTCTAAGGAGCCCCCCCCCGAACGAGCTCTGCTTCAACGACGACTTCGTTTCGAAGCTGCTTCTGTCCTACCCGTACGTTAGCAAAATTGCTGTTTCGCAGTTTGAGTACGTGCTGAGGAGGggcaaggggggagaaaaaagaggcgaaaaaagaggcaaaaaaaaaggtgaaaaaaaaggcgaaaaggagGGCCAAACAGGAGACAAACAAACGGGCTTGGTGGAGGGCGAAAATGAGGACAAACAAACTGGCGAAGTGGATTGGCCCCCCGCCCACGGAGCCACCCGCGGAAAGGTCATCTGCGCCGTCGTGCGAGTCAAGTACGACGAGTACCACTGCCTGAAGAAgctccaaaaaaggaggctaAATCTGCAAAAGGACGAGCTCCGCAGCAACGTCGCCTATGCGGGGGAGGAGGTGCAGTGCGTGCCCAACGTCCACCTGCAAGACAGCATTAACAACCAGTACACGCACAAGCTGAACCGCTTCCTCCGCGGTGACGATGAAGAGGTTGCCCGGAGGAACGACGAGGGGGACGCAACCATAAGGAACGGCGAGGAGGTTGCCCGGAGGAACGACGAAGAGGTTGCCAGGCGGAACAGCAAACCCATTTCCTCTGCGAAGACGCATGCCAAGTTTAGCaagctgctgctcctccacgAGGGTAGCCAGAAGCGCGCCTACGGGTACTACACCTTTGAGCACAGTGAGGAGGTCCACTGCGTTTCGTTCGGGTGCCTGCAGGGGAGGGAGTACATTTACGTGGGCACCAGCTTGAACATTGGCGAGCGGGTCGAAACGCAGGGCAACATCTACGTGTTTGATTTGGGCGGCGTATTCGCGCGCGCGGGGGGcggcgaaaaagggggaaacgtAGGAGTGGGCGTGGGCGGAAGCGTAAACGGAGGCGTAGACGTAAACGGATTAGCGGAGCCGCCCCGCAGCGGGACGCGCCGAACGGGGAAGCTCCCCCtgtacatgaaaaaaacgtacaACAGCTCCGTGACGCAGATCCACCCCTTCTACGTGCACAGCGAGGGGTTCCCTTGCGGGGGGCTGGGCAGCGCCCTGCAAAGCCTCATCCGGAGTGCTGGCGGAGAGGTAAAGTACTGCGGCAAGTACTGCGGAAAGTACAGCGGGAGGAGCCAGCCCGGGGAACTGCCCCCAGGAGAGGAGGAACAACCCCCCTATGCCCATGAGAGAAGCACCCCCTCAGGGAGAGCCAACCAGAAGAGTAGCCCAGTCGACCAGAACGTACACTGTAACATCCTCCACTGCATTAACTCAAAACTGTTCATCCACGAGGTGCGCGAAAACGACTTCACCAAAGGAGCCTTCCTAGACAGTAACCTCTTCATAAGTGACATCAAGGTGATGAAGAATTTTCTAATCGTAGCGGATCTATACAAAGGCATATTCATTAATATGTTTAATTATGAGCAACAGCATGACAGTAGAAGCATCATACCCATAGccaaaccttttttttgtgccaattTGAACATCCTCTGTTGCCACCACATCGTTTTGGATCACCTCATTTGCATCATCGCCATGGACCttttcaataatttttttattttttcattccgcACTCCTCAAGCTGTAGAAACTTTGTACTTATTTacccttttcaattttaacagAAGAATTCTTAAATATGTAGATGCTGTGCATCCCCATCGGAGATCCAATTCTGCTGTGTCCATTTCGAACGACGGCTCCGTACACCTGTTTCATCCCCTTACCGGCAGATCGTTTGACTTTTTCAGGGGGACTTACAACGTCGTCAGGGCGTCTCTCTTCCCCCACTTGGCCCTCAACGCACACGCGGATTTGACCCCGGATGTTTTCACCCAGGCCGCCAGACTCAACCTCCACAGGCGGACCGACTCCTTCTCCATCAAACACGTCCTCTTCGACGATATGCTACG gcaaCTCCCCTTTTACTCCGCCGAGGTCCTCCACGAGTTATTCTTCAAGCGGGCCAACCTCCTGGAGCACATAACGATG GGGGAACTCCTAATCGAGCTGAGTTCCTTGAACGAGCGGTAG